One genomic region from Sphingobacterium multivorum encodes:
- the plsY gene encoding glycerol-3-phosphate 1-O-acyltransferase PlsY codes for MISIYLVTAVLLAYLFGSIPTAVWLGQAFYGVDVREYGSGNAGATNTFRVLGPKAGSIVMFVDIFKGWTATNLAYLIELGQNTSDVQFVNFQLALGVIAVLGHLFPVFAGFRGGKGVATLCGMILAIHTPAALVCVSVFIIILLTTHYVSLGSISAGFAFPFSLAFIFKTTIPSVLLYGIAICILLLITHQKNIERLLKGHESKIYLFKKKAKEKE; via the coding sequence ATGATATCGATTTATTTAGTAACTGCAGTATTACTAGCTTATTTGTTTGGGTCCATACCTACAGCAGTATGGTTGGGACAGGCATTTTATGGCGTGGATGTGCGTGAGTATGGTAGCGGTAATGCTGGAGCAACTAACACCTTTCGCGTATTGGGCCCCAAAGCGGGATCGATCGTGATGTTTGTAGATATATTTAAAGGCTGGACAGCAACAAACCTGGCTTATTTAATCGAATTGGGGCAAAATACGAGCGATGTCCAATTTGTAAACTTTCAGTTGGCCTTAGGCGTTATTGCGGTATTAGGGCATTTATTTCCGGTATTTGCCGGATTTAGGGGCGGTAAAGGGGTAGCAACGCTTTGTGGGATGATCCTCGCCATTCATACACCTGCAGCCTTAGTATGTGTATCGGTGTTTATCATTATTTTGCTGACAACACATTATGTTTCGCTGGGGTCCATTTCAGCGGGATTTGCATTTCCCTTTAGTTTGGCCTTTATTTTTAAAACAACCATACCCTCTGTGCTGCTTTACGGCATAGCTATCTGTATTCTGTTGTTAATTACCCACCAAAAGAATATTGAGCGCTTGTTAAAGGGGCACGAATCCAAAATTTATCTCTTCAAGAAAAAGGCTAAGGAAAAAGAATAG
- a CDS encoding M48 family metallopeptidase, with amino-acid sequence MNGMLKYSAIVLACVTLASGLSGCATSAVTGKKYLKLVSADQVNQQAALAYKDFLSKNGAKVVTGTADAAMVKRVGNKLATAVNQYLQSTGRANQFNFNWEFNLVKSDDVNAWCMPGGKVAVYTGILPVTRTEAGLATVMGHEIAHAIEEHSVAQASNQIALQLGGQILGSAAGVSGNSTLGVFNNLYGLGGNLAQLKFSRSDESDADAAGLIIMALAGYNPNEAVDFWKRMASGSQKGQPEFLSTHPSDERRIADIQKLIPNAMKYYKK; translated from the coding sequence ATGAACGGAATGTTAAAGTATTCGGCTATCGTATTAGCATGCGTAACACTGGCATCGGGGCTGTCAGGCTGTGCAACTTCAGCTGTTACCGGAAAAAAATATTTAAAATTAGTGAGTGCTGATCAGGTTAACCAGCAAGCAGCATTAGCTTATAAAGATTTTTTATCGAAGAATGGCGCTAAAGTGGTCACTGGAACTGCGGATGCGGCGATGGTAAAACGTGTTGGTAACAAGTTGGCAACAGCGGTTAATCAGTATTTGCAGAGTACAGGTCGCGCAAATCAATTTAACTTCAATTGGGAATTTAATTTGGTGAAGAGTGATGACGTGAATGCCTGGTGTATGCCTGGGGGTAAAGTTGCGGTATATACTGGAATATTACCAGTAACACGTACGGAAGCAGGTTTGGCAACCGTGATGGGACACGAGATAGCACATGCTATTGAAGAACATTCTGTGGCTCAGGCTTCGAATCAGATAGCGCTGCAATTGGGTGGACAGATTTTAGGTTCAGCTGCAGGCGTATCTGGAAACAGTACGCTTGGTGTTTTTAACAATCTTTATGGATTAGGAGGCAACTTGGCGCAACTGAAATTTTCGCGAAGCGACGAATCTGATGCGGATGCAGCAGGTTTGATCATTATGGCTTTGGCGGGTTACAATCCCAATGAAGCTGTAGATTTCTGGAAGCGTATGGCATCGGGTAGTCAAAAAGGGCAGCCAGAGTTTTTGAGTACCCACCCGAGTGATGAGCGACGGATTGCGGATATTCAGAAATTGATTCCAAACGCAATGAAATATTATAAAAAATAA